Proteins co-encoded in one Moritella sp. F3 genomic window:
- the sppA gene encoding signal peptide peptidase SppA codes for MRKLFSILGFILSKIGRSITFTRNLILNLFFITFIAIIVIALQQQDNTPVAYADNTALVLNLNGVLVDQPKLVDPFDQVIGELVESKSVVNEIAISDVVNVIHNAKTDNSISALVLDLALLKPASLTKLTDISEALTAFKKSGKPIYAYGDHFSQEQYFLASFADEILLNPAGGVLLQGYGSYSLYFKDAIEKLNLSSHVFRVGTYKSFVEPFTRSSMSAESKEAKLNWLNQLWDTYTSIVANNRGINADDVAPKAELFITRLQSVNGDIAQYALQQKLVDQLLTREEISRYLTKKLNGESEQFEQIEFLDYLAMQPTQFQEQSFANKPGVGIIFANGQILDGNQPAGAIGGKSLSKLLLQAKDDDKIKALVLRIDSPGGSAFASEQIRTAILEVKQAGKPVVVSMGSVAASGGYWIASAADEIWAKPTTITGSIGIFGMFATTEKLLAKMGIYSDGVGTTDYTGLSVNRELPAHMAQIIQMTVENGYSNFLNVVAEGRDMTTQQVDEIAQGRVWTGSDALRLGLVDSLGSLNEAIESAATKAEVSSDSLILIQTPRSERDKLLSMFTQSVAMQVLTEFNINPNGNVATWLAAVSNQAAQFNNYSDPQGLYVECLVCEIK; via the coding sequence ATGAGAAAATTATTCTCAATACTCGGATTCATCCTGTCTAAAATAGGCAGATCGATTACCTTTACTCGTAATTTGATCCTAAATCTTTTTTTCATCACTTTTATTGCCATTATTGTTATCGCACTACAACAACAAGATAATACGCCAGTTGCATACGCAGATAATACTGCCTTGGTGCTCAATCTAAATGGTGTATTAGTTGACCAACCCAAATTAGTCGATCCGTTTGACCAAGTGATCGGTGAGTTAGTCGAGTCTAAAAGTGTCGTCAATGAAATTGCGATTTCAGATGTTGTTAATGTGATACATAACGCTAAAACAGACAATTCAATTTCAGCGTTAGTCTTAGATCTCGCGCTGTTAAAACCGGCTAGTTTAACTAAGTTAACGGACATTTCAGAAGCACTCACAGCATTCAAAAAAAGTGGCAAGCCGATTTATGCATATGGCGATCATTTTAGCCAAGAGCAATACTTTCTAGCCTCTTTCGCAGATGAGATCTTATTGAATCCAGCAGGTGGTGTATTGCTACAAGGCTACGGCAGTTACAGCTTATACTTCAAAGACGCGATCGAAAAATTAAATCTATCATCACACGTATTCCGTGTCGGCACTTATAAATCATTTGTCGAACCATTTACCCGCAGCAGTATGTCAGCAGAAAGCAAAGAAGCTAAGTTAAATTGGCTAAATCAACTTTGGGATACCTATACCAGCATTGTCGCTAACAATCGTGGCATTAACGCCGATGATGTAGCACCAAAAGCTGAGCTATTTATTACGAGACTGCAATCAGTAAACGGTGATATAGCCCAATATGCTTTACAACAAAAATTGGTAGACCAGTTATTGACACGTGAGGAAATATCGCGTTATCTGACTAAAAAGCTGAATGGTGAATCCGAACAATTTGAACAAATTGAATTTCTTGATTACCTCGCGATGCAACCGACTCAGTTTCAAGAGCAAAGCTTTGCAAATAAACCTGGCGTGGGAATTATTTTCGCTAATGGTCAAATTCTTGATGGCAATCAACCTGCCGGTGCAATTGGTGGTAAATCACTAAGCAAGCTATTATTACAAGCTAAAGATGATGATAAAATCAAAGCACTGGTATTACGTATCGACAGCCCTGGTGGTAGCGCATTTGCGTCAGAGCAAATTCGAACTGCGATATTAGAAGTAAAACAAGCAGGTAAACCTGTGGTTGTATCTATGGGCAGCGTAGCTGCATCTGGTGGTTATTGGATTGCCTCTGCCGCTGACGAAATTTGGGCTAAACCAACAACAATTACCGGCTCAATTGGTATTTTTGGTATGTTTGCAACCACTGAAAAGTTACTGGCAAAAATGGGGATTTACAGTGACGGTGTTGGTACAACTGATTACACTGGACTGTCAGTAAATCGTGAATTACCTGCGCACATGGCGCAAATTATTCAAATGACGGTTGAAAATGGCTACAGTAACTTTCTTAATGTGGTTGCTGAAGGTCGAGATATGACAACACAACAAGTTGATGAAATTGCGCAAGGCAGAGTTTGGACTGGTAGTGATGCACTTCGACTAGGTCTTGTTGATAGCCTTGGTAGCCTTAATGAGGCGATTGAATCTGCAGCGACAAAAGCGGAAGTATCAAGCGATTCATTAATATTAATTCAAACACCACGCAGTGAACGCGATAAATTACTCTCAATGTTTACGCAGTCTGTTGCAATGCAGGTATTAA